One segment of Pseudobythopirellula maris DNA contains the following:
- a CDS encoding NAD(P)-dependent oxidoreductase, translated as MTEHPPAATPTNAAPVAVIGLGLLGSALCERLIGAGFPVRVWNRSREKAAPLEALGARWSDNPLSECDRAVICLYTSGVVGEVLTEMDEGVRSGQTYLDCTTGNPDETTALAERLADRGVDYIECPIAASSDQTRRGQAVAFVGGADEAVARCGDLLAAIAPKSFHCGPSGSAAKMKLVNNLVLGLNRVALAEGLVFAKALGLDGRRTLDTLSKGNAHSGVMDTKGLKMVDGDFALQAKLTQHAKDVGIILEQAAEQGLRLPFSQLHLETLRHGEAMGLGEADNSAVISAIEDAARAAATA; from the coding sequence ATGACCGAGCACCCGCCCGCCGCCACGCCCACGAACGCCGCCCCCGTGGCGGTGATCGGCCTCGGCCTGCTGGGCTCGGCCCTGTGCGAGCGGCTCATCGGCGCCGGCTTCCCCGTGCGGGTCTGGAACCGCAGCCGTGAGAAGGCGGCCCCGCTCGAAGCGCTCGGCGCCCGATGGAGCGACAACCCGCTCTCCGAGTGCGACCGGGCGGTGATCTGCCTCTACACCTCCGGCGTGGTCGGCGAGGTCCTCACCGAGATGGACGAGGGCGTGCGCTCGGGCCAGACCTACCTCGACTGCACGACCGGCAACCCCGACGAAACAACAGCCCTGGCCGAGCGGCTCGCCGACCGCGGCGTCGATTACATCGAGTGCCCGATTGCCGCCAGCAGCGACCAAACGCGCCGCGGCCAGGCCGTGGCGTTCGTCGGCGGCGCCGACGAGGCGGTCGCGCGCTGCGGCGACCTGCTCGCGGCGATCGCCCCCAAGTCGTTCCACTGCGGCCCGTCGGGCAGCGCGGCGAAAATGAAGCTCGTGAACAACCTGGTGCTGGGTCTCAACCGCGTGGCGCTGGCCGAGGGGCTGGTGTTCGCCAAGGCGTTGGGGCTCGACGGGCGCCGCACGCTCGACACGCTCAGCAAGGGCAACGCCCACTCGGGCGTGATGGACACGAAGGGCCTGAAGATGGTCGATGGCGACTTCGCGCTGCAGGCCAAGCTCACCCAGCACGCCAAGGACGTCGGCATTATCCTCGAGCAAGCGGCCGAGCAAGGCCTGCGACTGCCGTTCAGCCAACTGCACCTCGAGACGCTCCGCCACGGCGAGGCGATGGGCCTCGGCGAGGCCGACAACAGCGCAGTGATTAGCGCGATCGAAGACGCCGCGCGTGCGGCGGCGACCGCTTAA
- a CDS encoding ThuA domain-containing protein, producing the protein MPARPVVSLGMVLSVLTAVWLTPSAACRAQEPSFRMPVYSTRDAVPPPRTTAEVDRLLEGASDPAAEPEAPLRVLLVAGEKDHGPGEHDYPNWQEVWARLLARAPRTEVDTAWGFPDAEQIEASDVIVFYQRGRWDEARAAAIDPHLARGRGLVYIHWAIDGRGGQEAFAERIGMASLGGAIRYRHGLLDIDFAPGKDHPIARNFDRVRWTDEAYWKLTGDPEKLDLLGTSTEDGEPTPQFWTVRRGRGRVFVSVPGHYAWTFDDPLFRTLLLRGVAWAGGRGVDRFNGLVTLDARVE; encoded by the coding sequence ATGCCCGCTCGCCCCGTCGTCTCGCTTGGGATGGTTCTCTCCGTGCTGACGGCGGTGTGGCTGACGCCCTCGGCTGCGTGCCGTGCCCAGGAGCCGTCGTTCCGCATGCCGGTCTACTCGACGCGCGACGCGGTCCCGCCGCCGCGCACGACGGCCGAGGTCGATCGGCTGCTCGAGGGCGCCAGCGACCCAGCGGCCGAGCCGGAGGCGCCGCTGCGGGTGCTGCTCGTCGCGGGTGAGAAGGACCATGGCCCCGGGGAGCACGACTACCCCAACTGGCAAGAGGTGTGGGCCCGGCTGCTGGCCCGGGCGCCGAGGACCGAAGTCGACACGGCGTGGGGATTCCCCGATGCGGAGCAGATCGAGGCCTCGGATGTCATCGTCTTTTACCAGCGCGGGCGGTGGGACGAGGCCCGTGCGGCGGCGATCGACCCCCACCTCGCCCGCGGTCGCGGGCTGGTCTACATCCACTGGGCGATCGACGGCCGCGGCGGCCAGGAGGCGTTCGCCGAGCGGATCGGCATGGCGTCTCTCGGCGGCGCGATCCGCTACCGCCACGGCCTGCTCGACATCGACTTCGCGCCCGGCAAGGACCACCCGATCGCACGCAACTTCGACCGGGTCCGCTGGACCGACGAGGCGTACTGGAAACTCACGGGTGACCCCGAGAAGCTCGACCTGCTAGGCACGTCGACCGAGGACGGCGAGCCGACGCCGCAGTTCTGGACCGTGCGGCGCGGCCGCGGGCGGGTGTTCGTCTCCGTGCCGGGGCACTACGCCTGGACGTTCGACGACCCGCTGTTCCGCACGCTGCTGCTGCGCGGCGTGGCGTGGGCCGGCGGCCGCGGCGTCGACCGGTTCAACGGGCTGGTGACGCTCGACGCGCGGGTGGAGTAG
- a CDS encoding sodium:solute symporter family protein yields the protein MQGFSPIDWAVLPVYLIGITLLGAWTARKVKTSGDFFMPRRFGKTMMVTFAFGTGTSSDQAVTVASSTLTNGLSAIWWQWVWLPATPFYWLIAPILRRLRAVTTADVYELRFDRSVAVLFALIGVSNMAVKIGLLLVGAGAMVDACTAGAIDSNWAIAAVTVLFLVYGAAGGLGAAVVTDFVQGLMTVAFSFALLPFVLQATGGLEAVRATVGEHNPAMLSLVAPGVIDTFFVVLYSIQALVGIVAQPFIMGVCGAGKTEMDGRFGFMVGNLVKRICTMAWSITALAAVAWYLQSGVDLSTVEPDHLYGEVARAFLPQIMPGLLGIFLACLLASIMSSCDAIMISGAALFTENLYRPLRSGRPDGHYINVGRLSAVAIVAAGVAFAYWVGSVVDALDIWFRIAPLMGVAFWIGLFWRRTTAAGAWACTLGALAAWWATTQPAVAAWLAEFESLRTLGAVTVSADGVANVGRAWEILATLSTGAIACVAVSLVTAPPPEERLKRFYDLTRTPIGENEVLTEPCRLPEGVEPAERRMLLTAGGFEVPMPSTTSLVGFLAGWVMVALLVGAFVWIIR from the coding sequence ATGCAAGGCTTCTCGCCGATCGACTGGGCCGTGCTGCCCGTTTACCTCATCGGCATCACGCTGCTGGGCGCCTGGACCGCGCGCAAGGTGAAGACGTCGGGCGACTTCTTCATGCCGCGCCGCTTCGGCAAGACGATGATGGTCACGTTCGCCTTTGGCACGGGCACCTCGAGCGACCAGGCGGTCACGGTCGCGTCGAGCACGCTGACCAACGGCCTGTCGGCCATCTGGTGGCAATGGGTCTGGCTGCCCGCCACGCCGTTCTACTGGCTGATCGCCCCGATCTTGCGGCGCCTGCGGGCCGTGACGACGGCCGACGTGTACGAGTTGCGGTTCGATCGCAGCGTGGCGGTGCTGTTCGCGCTGATCGGCGTGTCGAACATGGCGGTCAAAATCGGGCTGCTGCTGGTGGGCGCCGGCGCGATGGTCGACGCCTGCACCGCCGGGGCGATCGACTCGAACTGGGCCATCGCCGCCGTGACGGTGCTGTTCCTCGTCTACGGCGCCGCCGGCGGCTTGGGCGCCGCGGTCGTCACGGACTTTGTCCAAGGGCTGATGACGGTCGCCTTCTCGTTCGCGTTGCTGCCGTTCGTGCTGCAGGCCACCGGGGGGCTCGAAGCGGTCCGCGCCACCGTCGGCGAGCACAACCCGGCGATGCTGTCGCTCGTGGCGCCGGGCGTGATCGACACGTTTTTTGTCGTGTTGTACTCGATCCAGGCGCTGGTCGGCATCGTCGCCCAGCCGTTCATCATGGGCGTCTGCGGCGCCGGCAAGACCGAGATGGACGGCCGCTTCGGCTTCATGGTCGGCAACCTCGTCAAGCGGATCTGCACGATGGCCTGGAGCATCACCGCGCTGGCCGCGGTGGCGTGGTACCTGCAGAGCGGGGTCGACCTCAGCACGGTCGAGCCCGACCACCTGTACGGCGAGGTCGCCCGCGCGTTCCTGCCACAGATCATGCCGGGGTTGTTGGGGATCTTCCTCGCCTGTTTGCTCGCTTCGATCATGAGCTCTTGCGACGCGATCATGATCAGCGGCGCCGCGCTCTTCACCGAGAACCTCTACCGCCCACTGCGTTCCGGCCGTCCCGACGGGCATTACATCAACGTCGGCCGCTTGTCGGCCGTGGCGATCGTGGCCGCCGGCGTGGCGTTCGCCTACTGGGTCGGCAGCGTGGTCGACGCGCTCGACATCTGGTTCCGCATCGCCCCGCTGATGGGCGTGGCGTTCTGGATCGGCCTGTTCTGGCGCCGAACGACCGCCGCGGGCGCCTGGGCCTGCACGCTCGGCGCGTTGGCCGCCTGGTGGGCCACGACTCAGCCGGCCGTCGCCGCTTGGCTGGCTGAGTTCGAGTCGCTCCGCACGCTCGGCGCCGTCACGGTCTCGGCCGACGGCGTGGCGAACGTCGGCCGCGCTTGGGAGATCCTCGCCACGCTCTCGACCGGCGCCATCGCCTGCGTGGCGGTGAGCCTCGTCACGGCTCCGCCTCCCGAGGAGCGGCTCAAGCGTTTCTACGACCTCACCCGCACGCCGATCGGCGAGAACGAGGTGCTCACCGAGCCGTGCCGATTGCCCGAGGGCGTCGAGCCGGCCGAGCGCCGCATGCTGTTAACCGCCGGCGGGTTCGAGGTGCCGATGCCCTCGACCACGTCGCTCGTTGGGTTCCTGGCCGGTTGGGTCATGGTCGCCTTGCTCGTTGGGGCGTTCGTCTGGATCATCCGTTGA
- a CDS encoding baeRF7 domain-containing protein: MLVSIPTIDDINELTGPPSTPAVSLYMPTHRTGRETRQDPIRLKNLLKQVESKLDARGHNGQQSSDLLAPLREISEDVSDQFWRNGGDGLVILLSDGVSKCHKLPIDVPETTLVSDHFFLNPLLKYLQGDGLFYLLAVSQNRLRLFSGTKHSLSEVELESLPDNLRDALRIDERESTLQFHSHRSASEQQGAAVYHGHGGGEGEDRKQEILQYFQRIDHALTPFLRAQKAPLVFAGVDYLFPIFQQACDYSGLMEQAVVGSPDELSADDLHPKAWELVQPRFEATVREAIDKHGIASARGQSTEDLEQIVTAAERGQIDTLLVVDRVADHHPQPEQAPPDSARPDWLSPKVLEALSLAAVRTLSHGGKVYLLSEDELPCNREATAILRY; this comes from the coding sequence ATGCTGGTATCGATCCCCACGATCGACGACATCAACGAACTCACCGGGCCCCCTTCAACACCGGCGGTCTCTCTCTACATGCCGACCCACCGCACCGGGAGGGAAACACGACAAGACCCGATCCGACTGAAGAACCTGCTAAAGCAAGTCGAGTCCAAGCTCGATGCCCGCGGGCACAACGGACAGCAGAGCAGCGACTTGCTCGCGCCCCTGCGGGAGATCTCCGAGGACGTGAGCGACCAATTCTGGAGGAACGGCGGCGACGGCCTAGTGATCTTGCTCAGCGACGGGGTGAGCAAGTGCCACAAGCTGCCGATCGATGTGCCCGAGACCACGCTGGTGTCGGACCATTTCTTCCTCAACCCGCTGCTGAAGTACCTGCAGGGCGACGGCCTGTTCTACCTGCTGGCGGTGAGCCAGAACCGGCTGCGGCTGTTCAGCGGCACCAAGCATTCGCTCTCGGAGGTCGAGCTGGAGTCGTTGCCCGACAACCTGCGTGACGCGCTGCGTATCGACGAGCGTGAGAGCACGCTCCAGTTCCACTCGCACCGCAGCGCCTCTGAGCAACAAGGCGCCGCGGTCTACCACGGCCACGGCGGCGGGGAGGGCGAGGATCGCAAGCAAGAGATCCTCCAATACTTCCAGCGCATCGACCACGCTCTCACCCCGTTCTTGCGAGCTCAGAAAGCACCGCTGGTTTTTGCGGGGGTCGACTACCTGTTCCCGATCTTCCAGCAGGCTTGCGACTACTCGGGCCTCATGGAGCAAGCGGTCGTGGGCAGTCCCGACGAGCTCTCCGCCGACGACCTCCACCCCAAGGCGTGGGAGCTGGTCCAGCCGCGGTTCGAGGCGACCGTGCGCGAGGCGATCGACAAGCACGGGATCGCTTCGGCGCGAGGCCAGTCGACCGAGGACCTGGAGCAAATCGTCACGGCGGCCGAGCGTGGCCAGATCGACACCCTGCTGGTCGTGGACCGCGTGGCCGACCACCACCCGCAGCCGGAGCAGGCGCCTCCCGATAGCGCGCGCCCCGACTGGCTTTCGCCTAAGGTGCTCGAGGCTCTCTCGCTGGCTGCGGTGCGAACGCTCAGCCACGGCGGCAAGGTCTACTTGCTCAGCGAAGACGAGCTGCCCTGCAACCGTGAGGCGACCGCTATCCTGCGGTACTGA
- a CDS encoding histidine phosphatase family protein produces MMADSAEITLIRHGESALPLNGSMTLPEFRILIETYNRTGISEDSHPDASVLELGDTASKVICSDYPRALESAHRIAPSVTPDSIPLLREAGRPLSWNVRVRLPLEAWDGISRVLWRLGLFQSDESLPQARKRATRATDVLIDAASAHGRVIAVGHGMFWRMVADELLRRGYLGRKRLQLRHWEAASYRLAR; encoded by the coding sequence ATGATGGCCGATAGCGCTGAAATCACGTTGATACGTCATGGAGAGTCGGCGCTGCCGCTAAATGGGAGCATGACGCTACCTGAGTTTCGCATTTTGATTGAAACGTACAATCGAACCGGGATCTCCGAGGATTCTCACCCTGACGCATCGGTTCTAGAGCTTGGCGATACAGCCTCCAAAGTCATCTGCAGTGACTATCCGCGGGCACTGGAGTCGGCGCACCGAATTGCTCCATCTGTGACTCCGGATTCCATACCGCTTCTTCGTGAAGCCGGTCGTCCACTGTCATGGAACGTTCGTGTGCGGCTGCCACTGGAAGCGTGGGACGGAATCTCAAGAGTCTTGTGGAGACTCGGTCTGTTTCAATCGGATGAGTCGCTACCGCAAGCGAGGAAAAGAGCGACACGTGCTACCGATGTACTAATCGATGCAGCATCTGCGCACGGTCGAGTAATCGCAGTCGGCCACGGAATGTTCTGGCGAATGGTCGCAGATGAGTTACTCAGGCGAGGATACTTAGGACGGAAGCGGCTGCAACTACGGCACTGGGAAGCGGCGAGCTATCGCCTTGCGAGGTGA
- a CDS encoding alpha-L-rhamnosidase — MRTLIRLTAFTVCLLASDAFAALTVAELQCEQLREAVGIDTPAPRLTWRLASDERGDRQTAYRLLVASTAEKLAAGEGDLWDSGRVDSGDSLLIPYAGKPLATHQACHWKVRAWDAAGEPSPWSEPGEFSMGVMKGEDWQAEWIGLDVPKRVEYLEGPSWIWLPGGEPTKAAEPGERYFRREIDVPSDRGAITQVTYRICADDRVTIYYDGREIGRRGGPNATKEMDLTHRFTPGRHVLGAAPNNQGDEPSPAGLIAKLIVEFADGEPYIVMTDSSWRCHPDLVEGWADLDFDDSAWSDANELGEAGIEPWGPVRHAEGRRLAARHLRKEFTIDKPIARAVVSLSGLGSSELYLNGEKVGDHVLSPAMSEYPERSYYVTHDVTDMLAEGKNAAGVLLGNGRFYAMRSEVYAGMPTYGSPKLLLQLRVEHPDGSESTFVSDPTWKLTEEGPIRANNEYDGEEYDARRELTGWAEVGYDDTAWQNAEPTDAPSKTLSAQMIEPIRVTQTLAAKSITEPRPGVYVVDLGQNIVGWCRLHVEGPAGTRVRLRHAETLKSDGAPKFDNLRGAKATDYYTLRGDGREVYEPRFTYHGFRFVELTGLPTPPTLQTVEGRVVHDDLTPVGRFECSSDLLNQVHENIRWGLRGNYRSVPTDCPQRDERQAWLGDRIEIARGETYLFDAAAFYSKWLRDIRDCQRDDGAVPNIAPGHWPNYSTNVVWPSASVFLPGMLFSQYGDARTLEQHYASMARWIDFIHGYVRDDGLIDRDNYGDWCVPPEDPLLIHSVDPARKTDTTLLASSFLCYDLKTMGMYAWGLRKQDDQRRYFRMSEEMSDAINGKYYNEKLGQYDNGTQTSSVLPLYFGIAPQADRDKVFRRLVTNIEEKTHGHIGTGLVGGQFLFRTLNDHGRADLALEIATQSEYPGWGYMISQGATTIWELWNGDTADPAMNSGNHAMLIGDLLTWMYEDLAGIAPDVFRPGFQSVKMTPQIVEGLDFVKAAHLSPLGWIESEWRRDGDALEWRVVVPTNATAELRIPVSDLSTVTESGAELTKAPGVAYIGSEAGRVIVEVGGGEYRFRVE; from the coding sequence ATGCGCACCCTGATTCGACTAACCGCGTTCACGGTCTGTCTGCTCGCCAGCGACGCCTTCGCCGCCCTCACCGTCGCCGAGCTGCAGTGCGAGCAACTGCGCGAGGCGGTCGGCATCGACACGCCCGCACCGCGGCTCACCTGGCGGCTGGCCAGTGACGAGCGCGGCGACCGCCAGACCGCTTACCGCCTGCTCGTCGCCAGCACCGCAGAGAAGCTCGCCGCAGGCGAGGGCGACCTGTGGGACAGCGGCCGCGTGGATTCGGGCGACTCGCTCCTGATCCCCTACGCCGGCAAGCCGCTCGCCACGCACCAGGCGTGCCACTGGAAGGTGCGGGCCTGGGACGCCGCGGGCGAACCGAGCCCTTGGAGCGAGCCGGGCGAGTTCTCGATGGGCGTCATGAAGGGCGAAGACTGGCAAGCCGAGTGGATCGGCCTCGACGTGCCTAAGCGGGTGGAATACCTCGAAGGCCCCAGCTGGATCTGGCTGCCCGGCGGAGAGCCGACCAAGGCCGCCGAGCCGGGCGAGCGCTACTTCCGCCGCGAGATCGACGTGCCGTCCGACCGCGGCGCCATCACGCAGGTGACGTACCGCATCTGCGCCGACGACCGGGTGACGATCTACTACGACGGCCGCGAGATCGGCCGCCGTGGCGGGCCGAACGCCACCAAGGAGATGGACCTGACGCACCGCTTCACGCCGGGCCGTCACGTGCTTGGCGCCGCGCCCAACAACCAGGGCGACGAGCCGTCGCCCGCCGGCCTGATCGCCAAACTGATCGTCGAGTTCGCCGACGGCGAGCCGTACATCGTCATGACCGACTCGTCGTGGCGCTGCCACCCTGACCTCGTCGAGGGCTGGGCCGATCTCGACTTCGACGACTCGGCGTGGAGCGACGCCAACGAGCTGGGCGAAGCGGGCATCGAGCCGTGGGGCCCCGTGCGTCACGCCGAGGGACGCCGCCTCGCGGCGCGCCACCTCCGCAAGGAATTCACGATTGACAAGCCGATCGCCCGCGCGGTGGTTTCGCTCAGCGGGCTTGGCTCGTCGGAGCTTTACCTCAACGGCGAGAAGGTGGGCGACCACGTCCTCTCGCCCGCCATGTCGGAGTACCCCGAGCGGTCGTACTACGTGACGCACGACGTTACGGACATGCTCGCCGAGGGCAAGAACGCCGCCGGCGTGCTGCTGGGCAACGGCCGGTTCTACGCCATGCGCAGCGAGGTCTACGCCGGCATGCCGACCTACGGCTCGCCCAAGCTGCTGCTGCAACTGCGCGTCGAGCACCCGGACGGCAGCGAGTCGACGTTCGTGAGCGACCCGACGTGGAAGCTGACCGAAGAGGGGCCGATCAGGGCCAACAACGAGTACGACGGCGAGGAGTACGACGCAAGGCGCGAGCTCACCGGCTGGGCCGAGGTCGGCTACGACGACACGGCTTGGCAGAACGCCGAGCCGACCGACGCCCCGAGCAAAACGCTCTCCGCGCAGATGATCGAGCCGATCCGAGTCACGCAAACGCTTGCGGCCAAGTCGATCACCGAGCCGCGGCCGGGCGTCTACGTCGTCGATCTGGGCCAGAACATTGTCGGCTGGTGCCGGCTCCACGTGGAAGGTCCGGCCGGAACCCGAGTGCGGCTCCGCCACGCCGAGACGCTCAAGTCGGACGGCGCCCCGAAGTTCGACAACCTCCGCGGCGCCAAAGCGACCGACTACTACACGCTGAGGGGCGACGGCCGCGAAGTTTATGAGCCACGGTTCACCTACCACGGCTTCCGTTTTGTCGAGCTGACCGGCCTCCCCACGCCGCCGACGCTTCAGACCGTCGAGGGCCGCGTGGTCCACGACGACCTCACGCCGGTCGGCCGCTTCGAGTGCTCGAGCGATCTCCTCAACCAGGTCCACGAGAACATCCGCTGGGGGCTGCGGGGCAACTACCGGAGTGTGCCGACCGACTGCCCGCAACGCGACGAGAGGCAGGCGTGGCTGGGCGACCGGATCGAGATCGCCCGCGGCGAGACCTACCTGTTCGACGCCGCCGCGTTCTACTCAAAATGGCTCCGCGACATCCGCGACTGCCAGCGCGACGACGGCGCGGTGCCGAACATCGCGCCCGGGCATTGGCCCAACTATTCGACCAACGTGGTCTGGCCGAGCGCGTCGGTGTTTTTGCCCGGCATGCTCTTCTCGCAATACGGCGACGCCCGCACGCTCGAGCAGCACTACGCCAGCATGGCGCGTTGGATCGATTTCATCCACGGCTACGTGCGTGACGACGGCCTCATCGACCGCGACAACTACGGCGATTGGTGCGTGCCGCCCGAAGACCCGCTGCTGATCCATTCCGTCGACCCGGCGCGCAAGACCGACACAACCCTCTTGGCCTCCAGCTTCCTGTGCTACGACCTGAAGACCATGGGCATGTACGCTTGGGGACTCCGCAAGCAAGACGATCAACGGCGCTACTTCCGTATGAGCGAGGAGATGTCCGACGCCATCAACGGCAAGTATTACAACGAGAAACTCGGCCAGTACGACAACGGCACGCAAACCTCCTCGGTGCTGCCGCTCTACTTCGGGATCGCCCCTCAAGCCGACCGCGACAAGGTCTTCCGGCGTCTGGTGACGAACATCGAAGAGAAGACCCACGGCCACATCGGCACGGGCTTGGTCGGCGGGCAGTTCCTGTTCCGCACGCTCAATGATCACGGCCGCGCCGACCTGGCGCTGGAGATCGCCACCCAGAGCGAGTACCCCGGCTGGGGCTACATGATCTCGCAAGGCGCCACGACGATCTGGGAGCTCTGGAACGGCGACACCGCCGACCCGGCGATGAACTCGGGCAACCACGCCATGCTGATCGGCGACCTGCTCACCTGGATGTACGAAGACCTGGCGGGGATCGCCCCCGACGTCTTTCGGCCCGGGTTCCAATCGGTCAAGATGACGCCGCAGATCGTTGAGGGCCTCGACTTCGTGAAAGCCGCCCACCTCTCGCCGCTGGGGTGGATCGAGAGCGAGTGGCGCCGCGATGGTGACGCCCTCGAGTGGCGCGTTGTGGTGCCGACCAATGCGACGGCCGAGCTGCGCATCCCGGTCAGCGACCTCTCGACCGTCACCGAATCGGGCGCCGAGCTGACCAAAGCGCCCGGCGTCGCATACATCGGGTCGGAAGCGGGCCGGGTGATCGTTGAAGTGGGGGGCGGGGAGTACCGGTTCCGGGTGGAGTGA
- a CDS encoding Gfo/Idh/MocA family protein, translating into MANQNSSTTRRNFLATTGAAAAALATPRWALGAAATSPNESVRFGLIGCGVRSRAFIGRASAVCDPDAERLGWGVETSGCGASKGVADLRRLLDDPDLDAIVVAAPDHWHAPAALLAMDAGKHVYVEKPSSHNFRESQLLVEGAERTGLVVQHGTQQRSRPFTRDAVQAIREGVVGDVLVAKAWNIQHRGSIGHASPTAVPEGVDYDQWVGPAEWMPFQKNRFHKDWHWWRNFGTGDIGNDGAHELDYARWGLGVDTLPHKVSAIGGKYFYDDDQQHPDTATCVFEFAPQEEGGRPRQLIFEMRLWSTNYPWNCDSGAEFYGDGGEVFLSKRGKHRVRDEKGQTVSENRAERSKNFEHLENFFGAIRNGDKLNAPMTTAHHTVALIHLANLSLRVGRSLTIDPKTEQIVGDPEAADLLKRTYREGGHWAVPKGV; encoded by the coding sequence ATGGCAAACCAAAACAGCTCGACCACGCGACGCAACTTCTTAGCGACGACCGGTGCGGCGGCCGCCGCGTTGGCGACGCCCCGTTGGGCGCTGGGGGCAGCCGCCACGAGCCCCAACGAATCGGTCCGCTTCGGGCTGATCGGCTGCGGCGTCCGCTCGCGGGCGTTCATCGGCCGCGCTTCGGCCGTGTGCGATCCCGACGCGGAGCGGCTCGGCTGGGGCGTCGAGACCTCGGGCTGCGGCGCGTCGAAGGGCGTCGCCGACCTGCGCCGTTTGCTCGACGACCCCGACCTCGACGCGATCGTCGTCGCCGCGCCCGACCATTGGCACGCCCCGGCCGCGCTGTTGGCGATGGACGCCGGCAAGCACGTGTACGTCGAGAAGCCCTCGAGCCACAACTTCCGCGAGAGCCAACTGCTGGTCGAGGGCGCCGAGCGGACCGGGCTGGTGGTGCAGCACGGCACGCAGCAACGTTCCCGGCCCTTCACACGCGACGCCGTGCAGGCGATCCGCGAGGGCGTGGTCGGCGACGTGCTCGTGGCCAAGGCGTGGAACATCCAGCACCGCGGCTCGATCGGCCACGCGTCGCCCACCGCCGTCCCCGAGGGGGTCGACTACGACCAGTGGGTCGGCCCGGCCGAGTGGATGCCTTTCCAGAAGAACCGCTTCCACAAGGACTGGCACTGGTGGCGCAACTTCGGCACGGGCGACATCGGCAACGACGGCGCCCACGAGCTCGACTACGCCCGCTGGGGCCTGGGTGTCGACACGCTGCCCCACAAGGTCTCGGCGATCGGCGGCAAGTACTTCTACGACGACGACCAGCAGCACCCCGACACGGCGACCTGCGTGTTCGAGTTCGCCCCGCAGGAGGAGGGCGGGCGGCCGCGTCAGCTGATCTTCGAGATGCGGCTCTGGTCGACCAACTACCCCTGGAACTGCGATTCGGGCGCCGAGTTCTACGGCGACGGCGGCGAGGTGTTCCTCAGCAAACGCGGCAAGCATCGCGTGCGCGACGAGAAGGGCCAAACGGTTTCCGAGAACCGCGCCGAGCGGAGCAAGAACTTCGAGCACCTCGAGAACTTCTTCGGCGCCATCCGCAACGGCGACAAGCTCAACGCCCCGATGACCACCGCGCACCACACGGTCGCCCTGATCCACTTGGCCAACCTGTCGCTGCGGGTCGGCCGGTCGCTCACGATCGACCCGAAGACCGAGCAAATCGTGGGCGATCCCGAGGCCGCCGATCTGCTGAAACGGACCTACCGCGAAGGCGGTCACTGGGCAGTGCCCAAGGGAGTATGA
- a CDS encoding DUF6807 family protein, which produces MNRFATLILSMLLGLVSLPADGQVTFDTSTPGRVAILVDGAPTAEYVYQDPVTTRPYFSNLKAPVVGAKGGVQVTRNHPPVEGFDRMDHPEYHPGLWMAFGVLSGADGWRLKAPVEQLRFIEQPNTTDAGGAFAVELAHHDADPATDEPICTERFRFEVTPTEAGVLLGWDSTFTSDREFYFGDQEEMGLGVRLATPLRVETGGDNMAPGGGEMLDSEGRVNAAGIWGKAANWIDCRGELDGVPAGVAIFCHPKNFRETRYHARDYGYVCANPFSLDAFNVGEPDKTRVEPGASLRLRYGVLLHAGAELSSETLNDAYEAYVETAGP; this is translated from the coding sequence ATGAATCGTTTCGCAACTCTCATTCTGTCAATGCTCCTTGGGCTGGTCTCCTTGCCCGCCGATGGCCAGGTGACGTTCGACACGTCGACGCCGGGCCGGGTGGCGATCCTCGTCGACGGCGCGCCGACGGCCGAGTACGTGTACCAGGACCCGGTCACGACGCGGCCTTACTTCTCGAACCTCAAGGCGCCGGTCGTTGGCGCCAAGGGGGGCGTGCAGGTCACGCGCAACCACCCGCCCGTCGAAGGCTTCGACCGCATGGACCACCCGGAGTACCACCCGGGGCTGTGGATGGCGTTCGGCGTGCTCAGCGGCGCCGACGGCTGGCGGCTCAAGGCGCCGGTCGAGCAGCTGCGGTTCATCGAGCAGCCCAACACGACCGACGCCGGCGGCGCTTTCGCCGTGGAACTCGCCCACCACGACGCCGACCCCGCGACCGACGAGCCGATCTGCACCGAGCGGTTCCGCTTCGAGGTCACGCCGACCGAGGCGGGCGTGCTGCTCGGGTGGGACTCGACCTTCACCTCCGACCGCGAGTTCTACTTCGGCGACCAAGAGGAGATGGGCCTCGGCGTGCGATTGGCCACGCCGCTGCGCGTCGAGACTGGTGGCGACAACATGGCGCCGGGCGGGGGCGAGATGCTCGACTCCGAGGGCCGTGTGAACGCCGCGGGCATCTGGGGCAAGGCGGCCAACTGGATCGACTGCCGCGGCGAGCTTGACGGTGTGCCGGCCGGCGTCGCGATCTTCTGCCACCCGAAGAACTTCCGCGAGACTCGCTACCACGCCCGCGATTACGGCTACGTTTGCGCCAACCCGTTCTCGCTCGACGCCTTCAATGTCGGCGAGCCGGACAAGACCCGCGTCGAGCCCGGCGCCAGCCTGCGGCTGCGTTACGGCGTGCTGCTGCACGCGGGTGCGGAGCTTTCCTCCGAAACGCTCAACGACGCCTACGAGGCGTACGTCGAGACGGCGGGGCCGTAG